TGGGAACAAATAAAACCAAAAagagaaacaaagaaaacaaaagtaTAGGTAAGAAAAAGAGGGAAACCAATGTGAAAACAAACAAAACCAAAGTAAAAGAAAACCGGCGAAGaacaaagaaaataagaaaagaaaatgaaaagggtAGAAAAAAAAGATCCAGTGAACCGACAACGACCAACGCGGTAAATGGGCCAACCCGCTAGTGATTGCACGTATGTGATTCCTATTAGGAATCGGTACGGACGACACATAGTTGTCGAGCAGACACACCCGTGTAGGACTGTCGGCCTGTTGGGCATATGGATGCGAGGCTTATGGATTTGTACAGAAGTGTATGGCCTGCAACAAAGCCTATAAGCCGAGTGGTTCTTCCATTAGCACACCGTTTCATCGTGGGAGCTATGTCTCGTTTAGTGCAAGACGTAGCTCCACCTCACCTATGGTGCGAGTTGTTGTGTCGACTGAGTGGACCGGCCCAATGAAGCAGGGCTTGGGAAGGTTCTGCACACATGGTTGGAACCTCTCtctatttttttgtgtttttctttacctattttttgttttttttcatatttattccttttcttttttgaaatAAATATCTACTTTTTAAATACACCTTGTGTATTTTTCATCCATGTTGCACATATTTTAAATACACCATGAACATGTTTGAACATTATTTAATATACGTTAAACATTTTCAAttgcacattgaacattttttaatacatgttaaaACATTTTTCAATACATGTGAAACATTTTCAGATACACATTGAACATCTTTTAGAATATATGATGATATTCTTTAAAAGACACGTCGATCATTCTTCGTATACACGTGGAACCTTTTTTATATATGTTGAATACTTCCCGAAgacatgattttttttcaagtACATGTTTGAACATGGTTTTGAATACATGCTACATGTAGAATAGACGTTAACCTTTTTTGCATGGCACCGGTACGAAACAATTTTTAGTGTATACGGatgtttttacattgtataaatttTTTCTTTAAATGTCATCAACTTATTTTTTAAAGATGTGTGCAATTTTTAAAATGTAAAAAATGGTATGAAACATTTTTCAAAGTATGAGAACATTTTGTTTACATTGCATAATTATTTTTTTTCTTAAATATCATGATTTATTCGGAAACATGTATACATTTTTTGCGTGTCATCAACATTGTTTTTATGGTCCAACCAGTTTCCGAAAATTGCAAAAATAAGGATTTTAGACtgtgtgaacatttttcaaatactcaatgaacattttttaaatttaagTAAATTAAATTTTGCAATATCTGCATTTTGAATATTTGAAAAAAAAGCGAAGTAAAGAAAACATATAAAAGAACGAAAAACAAAGAAGCGAAGAAGAAATAAATTGAACTAACACCCCTGAGGCCCTAATAAAAGAGAATAGATTGGGGCCAATGTCCATCCCACTTCTGCCATTGATCCACCGATCATGCCCGTTCAGAGTTGATCAACATGATCCATCGGTCTCCGTCACGCAGCAACAACGCCCAGGTCGGACGACGTGACAAGGAGCAGGCTCAGTTGTCCCACCACGTTGGCAGCTTGACAACGTGTGGTACCCGGTCGTGTGTGAAGGAGGAGCCATCCTTCCCAGTGTCCTCTCGCCTCCACTCCTACATAAGTGGCGGTGGCGTGTCATCCGGCCAACAAATGTCTCGCGGAGGCGGAGCTTCGGGTGTGCTGCAACGCGGCGCGCCAGGCGGCGCTTGCGAAGTCGGATGTCGCGCCGGCCAGGCCCTCGCGTTGACTCAGGCCCTGGATCGTTCCAGGACCACCGGCAGACCTCCGTTCACCGCCAGCGTCGGCTCAGCAACGGGCACCTCCAAGTGGGGTTGGCTGAGTACGAACGCTTCGCCCGGCTCCAAGGCAAGGGCAGACGGTGCAAGGCCGAGTCCACGGCCGACCATCGCTGCCACACAGAGGTAGCCGAGCGGCTGCGCCACGAGCATGCTGCGGCGGCCACGCAAGGTTGTGGCCGCCACGCCTGACGGGCCTTCCTCCACTGCAAAGATGACAACAATGACAACTCCAATGACGGCAAGGATGGTGGCTCAGGCGACTGCATGGACAAAAATGGAGGTCCCTGTGGCCAAGGCGGCCATGCCTAAGAGGTCAAAATTTGACCTAAACTCTAATACCATGTGACGAAACATGCAACTTGTACTATTAGGAGACCAAAgccaacatatatacacatacatgcaGATGTCAAAAGGCTACAGGAGGATGCCAATAAACTAGAATGCAAAAGGCCAAAAGATATCACTAATATAACTCTAACAATCGGTACCTCGTTTATTTTAGTTTAGGTTTAAATTAGTTTGAACTTGTTAATTTTTTTCCATTTGATGGTAAATATATTAAAATTTAACGAATTTCATTTGTTTACCATGAATTTTGTGTGTCTTTGAGATGCTTGAACTGAGTCAAACATTTTTTATGCCTACGGTTGGATGGGCCGTGCTAGGCGCGCTGTCTACGGACATTTGTTGCTGTCCGTTTGGTGACTAGTGTTGGAGTTGCCCTAAAGGCACATGCAAACGGACAAGAACTCAACACCAACTTTTCAAGAACACATGTTTTTTTAAGAGAGAACATTTTCATCTGTTCACAATTAATTATGGCAATATATAAAACACAATAGGTAAGAAAAActatatccatgtccatggatcaCCTAGCGACGACTCAAGCATAGAAACGAGTGAAAGGTGCGTCGCCAACATCGCCCCAACCTCACTAGAGCCGGGCAATCTTATTGTAGTAGACATTAGGAGAGTCATCGTCTAAGACCCCACATGACCAGCACACCAAAACAATGATCATCGCCGATGAAAAGCGCTGTAGATCAATCAAACCTTTAAACACTCAAACGAAGACGAACAAAGGCCGGATCCAAACAGATCCACCAAAGACTAGCATTGACCAACTTCGATGAGATACCATAGAGACACACCACCACACGTCCTTTGACGACCCTAAACGCATCATTGGGATGGGAATTAAGCATGGGATACATTATTCCTAATGATAGACATCGCCACCACTACATAGCCCCAACCAAGAGGCTGAATTAACAAGAATGAGAGCGAGATCCCTCTCGCCGGCGAGGGGCCAAGGTCCTCGACACCTCCACATGGCCCAAAGGCTATCGGGGACGGGGTGTACCAGCGGTGGCGCCGATGGGAGGAGGACATGGGAGAGCCAACACTATACTGTTTGAAGCAGGACGACATGGGGAGAACCAACACAGGAAATGGATATGATCAGTTGAGCTCTATTATGCAGTGTATTAATTAGTTGAAATGGCGCTTTCAGCTGCTAGAAATGGAGTAAACAACTTTATCTCCACTTATAATAACCTGTAACTATATATGTCAACTAGACGGCCGTTGACATTCTCATATCTCGCTCTCCCTAGCTCGCAGTACAGAGTAGTACGTAGTACGTAGTACACACTACGTGCAAGTACACAAGCACAAGCAGTACTTGAAATTGAAATGGATCGGGACGGAGGTTATTTCATAAGCCTATATATATACCACATATACTCAAGCTAACCATCATAACCAAGGTAGACATGGCGCCGAGGTCAGCAGCTGTAGCGGTCGTCGCGGTGGCGGCGACGCTCCTTGCCCTGTGTGGCTCGACGGAGGCCCACGCGCAGCTCGGGGCGTACAACAAGACGTGCCCGCAGGCGGAGGACATCGTGTTCAAGGAGATGACCGCCGTCCTCGCCAAGTCGCCCGGCCTCGCCGGCTCCCTGCTCAGGCTCTTCTCCGTCGACTGCTTGCTCGGAGTAAGTAAAGCTCGCACAAACCCAGCTGTTGCTATTGATAGCTAGGCAAGTCGAGCTCACAATAGTGACTGGATTCACTGCGCGCAGGGCTGCGAGGGGTCGATTCTTCTCGACTCCACGGCCAACAACACGGCGGAGAAGGACTCGCCGCTCAACAAGGGCCTCCGCGGCTACGACGTCGTCGACTCCATCAAGGCAAAGCTCGAGGCGGCCTGCCCCGgcgtcgtctcctgcgccgacgtgCTCGCCCTCGCCGCGCGCGACTCCGTGCGGATCGTACGTCGTCTCACCCACCTACTTCCTCGAAAATATAAAATAGAACAGCCGCACCTCGGCCCTCTCTATCTAGCCATCCATTCTGCGCATCGCGATTCGTGCAAatacatttttctttttttctttcacaTAAAActtgaagttcaaacctttgcagcgtAGCAAAGTTTTctatctagaatctaggataaatctttcagttttttttgtcaaatataaatatacaaaatgtttgacaaaaaattctgaaagatttatcctagattctagatggaaagctttgccacgctgcaaaggtttgaacttcaagacatcttttatgtgagagaaacaaaaaaaaaatttCATATGAAAAGTTAGTTGTGTTGCACAGATCTTAAAGCAATATTGGACAGTCAGAATACCAGAGCTGGGGTGCAGCTGTTCTAAAAATCCACGTCCCCTACTTCCTTCAGTATCGGTTGCATCATCGACCTTGCATTGCATTGATCTTGATCTTCTCTGTATCTGCTAGAGCAAGGGACCGTACATCCCGATGccgacggggcggcaggacgggAACAGGTCGTCCGCCGCCGACGTCGCCCCCAACACCCCCAAGCCGGGCGCCAACGTCACCGACCTCATCGCCCTCTTCGCCAGGTTCAACCTCACCGCCAAGGACCTCGCCGTGCTCTCCGGCGCGCACACCATCGGCAAGGCTCACTGCTCCGCCTTCTCCCCTCGCCTCTACAACTTCACCACCACCAACAGCAACGCCTCCGACCCCACGCTTGACGCCAACTACACGGGGACGCTCCGCGGCCAGTGCAGGGCCGGCGACCTCGCTACCCTGGTCGACCTCGACCCTGGCAGCGGCACCACGTTCGACCTCGGGTACTACAGGGACGTCGCCGCGAGCAGGGGGCTCCTCTCCACCGACGCCGCGCTGCTCCTCGACGGAGACACCAGGGCCTACGTGATGCGCCAGGCGAATGCCACCGCGCCCGACGAGTTCTTCGCCGATTTCGCCGCGTCCTTCGTCAACATGAGCAAGATCGGCGTGCTGACGCACCACAAGGGCGAGGTAAGGAGGCAGTGCTCTGCCGTCAACCCGCCGTCGGCCTCCTCCTTGGCGCCTGTCACCATGAGTGCGCACGCCGTGCTACTCGCGAGCTGTTTCATCTCCATCGTTACCATGGCGCTTGTGCTCTAGCTAGCAACTTGTGTAAGTGATTGATttgggttttttgtttttgttttttataagGGGTTATTTGTCTTAAGTATATGTCACCAATTCTCATTGTAAGCACATATATTGCTCTCTGATGACCATCGCTGCATGCTACGGCGCTTGTGCTTAGTATATATTCTCTCATGTCCTTTTTACTCGGGTATAAGATTtatgtcaagtcaaactttgcaagGTTTAACAAAATTTatattagaaaaagaaaaatacacTGGAGGTCCTAAAAGTTTTTGGGCAATATCACTTTAGTCCTACTTCTTTCAAAATGCACGTATAGATCCTAATTCTATAGTAAGTGGTTCACGCGAGGTCCTTTTTTGCACGATCTTTCACTGACCTGCTTGCGTGACGCGTTGACCCATGCCACGTCAACTTAGCGGACGTTGTGGTTGCTCTTTTTTTTTACAGAAAGCCCCTTGTAAGCCCCCTCTTAACATTTCCCAACCCCTACcgaatatctctctctctctctctctctctctctctctctctctctctctctctctctctctctctctctctccctgcccACACCGTCGCCATGGCTGGGGCAGCAAGCTCCCCGGCAGGGAAGCGGGTGACGAAGAGGAGCGTTACAGCAGCGTCGGCAGCGCTGCCTCCTCCACAAGCTCCTACTGCCTAACCCCAAATCGAAGCAAGCGGTTTGAGGAACTTAACGAAACAGTGCAAATCAAACTAAATCAATGCCTACAGCTAGTGATTGTGGCAGAGTAGAGGACATCACATAACTACAGGATGATAGCGGCGAAAAATTAGGTTTTTTTGCAATGTTCCTCATCTGCTAGTGACCCTAAATGGACGTGGCGTGGGTCAACGCGCAACCAAGGTCTGCGAATGATCGTGCGAAAAAGGACCTCGGGTGAACCACTTACTATCGAATTAGGACCTAAACATGCATTTTGAAAGAAGTAGAATTGAAGTGACACTGCCCAGAAACTTTTAGGACCAGCAATGTATTTTTCTCGCCAGCCGGTTGGGCCCTCTGTCGACGTGGCATGGGTCAACGTGTTACGCGGGCATGTCAACGAGCGCTCGTGAAAAAAGGACCTCAGGTGAGCCACTTACTAAAGAATTAGGACCTAAAGGTGCATGTTGGAAGAACTGAGACTAAAGTGACACCCCGATGAAACTTTTAGGACCTCCAGTGCATTTAACTCTATtagaaaaatatcaacatctatagTATCAAATCCTTTTCTAAAATCTATAGTACCAAATATatgtaatatgaaactacattccgtaatgaagctaatgatattgatttggtaCTGTGAATGTTGATAAacttttctataagtttggtcaaattaGAGATAATTTGACTTCAGATAAAACTTAAATGCATACGAAAAaggaacggaggtagtacgtcCACAACTGCTTGTGGATTATCCCCCGCCAAAAAATCGGCTTGTGGATTGTGATTGTCATCCAAGGCTTTCCTGGAATAAATGAACCATCAGTGGTTCTGGTTGCGCAAAGAAACTTCACATTATTTGTGCATCGGCCAAAGCAATTAGGCCAAAGAGTTGGAACCTAAGTTCAATATTAAATGAAATTTAGCCAGTTTTCCATCAATTTTAGACAAAGAAGTTTGTAAATTCTGATTGAGTGGGGCTAGAACTAGAAGCATCAAAACCACAGAAGTCATCCCTCTTCATTCCAAAACTAACGCCTAATGCAGCATTTTAAAAGAACAAGATTATATCTAGAATCAATCAAGTCCAATAAATCTTGTTAGTTGGACTATTATGTCCTTTGGTGAAGAAGACATCTCTAGTTGCGAAAAGGTGTCCCTTCATGGAGAGACACGTCTCTTGATGAAAAGACATATCTTCAAGACGTGTCTCTTTGTGGAAAAAAAACGTCTTTTCATGAAAAGACATGTTATTTTTTTGAAAAAGTATAATAATTGTTAGATTACCATGTTACACAAAATTTATTAACTACTCAAAAGATGTGATCATTGAGATTGCATTAACTGGGCTAGAAAAGTAACACACAAAAATTTAACATTGAATT
This region of Triticum aestivum cultivar Chinese Spring chromosome 2D, IWGSC CS RefSeq v2.1, whole genome shotgun sequence genomic DNA includes:
- the LOC123049986 gene encoding peroxidase 1, producing MAPRSAAVAVVAVAATLLALCGSTEAHAQLGAYNKTCPQAEDIVFKEMTAVLAKSPGLAGSLLRLFSVDCLLGGCEGSILLDSTANNTAEKDSPLNKGLRGYDVVDSIKAKLEAACPGVVSCADVLALAARDSVRISKGPYIPMPTGRQDGNRSSAADVAPNTPKPGANVTDLIALFARFNLTAKDLAVLSGAHTIGKAHCSAFSPRLYNFTTTNSNASDPTLDANYTGTLRGQCRAGDLATLVDLDPGSGTTFDLGYYRDVAASRGLLSTDAALLLDGDTRAYVMRQANATAPDEFFADFAASFVNMSKIGVLTHHKGEVRRQCSAVNPPSASSLAPVTMSAHAVLLASCFISIVTMALVL